From the genome of Candidatus Kapaibacterium sp., one region includes:
- a CDS encoding cysteine desulfurase, with translation MKQRSVYLDHSATTPLDPEVLEAMLPWLREHFGNASSLHTWGRRARVAVEEAREEIATLIGAHPAELVFTSGGTESNNAILKSCCTESGLADTVVYSAVEHHAVIHPAEALAAQGFRTAVLPVDSWGRVVLEEVARWNHPRTLISVMHANNETGVIQPLEEIRRLAPDALLHTDAVQSLGKTPFNVRQLGVDFASFSAHKLHGPKGIGAMYIRRGIEFKAHQHGGSQERNRRAGTEPVALIVGFQVAVRKAVQELEHRSQRMRHLSDLLRRLLRERISGVIFNTPEEGSLPNIVNITFTDAHKLDGDALILGMDLHGVAVSNGSACTAGSMQPSHVLLAMGRSPAQARAAIRFSLSHETTEEEISYAVEALQRVLAPMRD, from the coding sequence ATGAAACAGCGTAGCGTCTACCTCGACCATAGTGCTACCACTCCGTTAGACCCTGAGGTCCTGGAGGCTATGCTCCCTTGGCTACGGGAGCACTTTGGAAATGCCTCTTCGCTCCACACGTGGGGCCGTCGCGCACGGGTTGCCGTAGAAGAAGCCCGGGAGGAGATCGCCACTCTGATTGGAGCCCACCCAGCGGAGCTTGTATTCACTAGCGGTGGCACTGAATCCAACAATGCTATTCTGAAGAGCTGCTGTACAGAGTCAGGGTTGGCTGACACGGTTGTGTACAGCGCTGTAGAGCACCATGCTGTCATTCATCCTGCGGAGGCTCTGGCGGCCCAAGGGTTCCGAACAGCCGTGCTTCCTGTGGACTCCTGGGGCAGAGTGGTCTTAGAAGAGGTTGCCCGTTGGAACCATCCCCGTACCCTCATCTCCGTCATGCACGCAAACAACGAGACAGGGGTCATCCAGCCCTTGGAGGAAATCCGGAGATTAGCACCAGATGCGCTGCTGCACACGGATGCCGTACAATCCCTCGGCAAGACTCCCTTCAACGTTCGCCAGTTAGGCGTCGACTTCGCTAGCTTCTCTGCCCACAAGCTTCACGGTCCCAAGGGGATCGGGGCGATGTACATCCGACGTGGGATCGAGTTTAAAGCTCATCAACATGGTGGCTCACAGGAACGGAACCGACGAGCCGGAACTGAACCCGTTGCTCTCATTGTCGGTTTCCAAGTAGCTGTCCGGAAGGCTGTCCAAGAGCTTGAACATCGGTCGCAGCGTATGCGCCACCTAAGTGACCTCCTCCGCCGGCTCTTGCGCGAGCGCATTTCAGGCGTCATCTTCAACACCCCAGAGGAAGGCTCCCTACCCAACATCGTGAACATTACCTTCACTGATGCCCATAAGCTCGATGGTGATGCCCTCATCCTTGGAATGGACTTACACGGCGTTGCCGTCTCCAACGGCTCAGCTTGTACTGCCGGGAGCATGCAACCCTCCCATGTGCTCTTGGCCATGGGGCGCAGCCCGGCTCAGGCGCGAGCAGCGATCCGATTTTCACTCTCCCACGAGACCACGGAGGAAGAGATTTCCTACGCCGTAGAGGCACTCCAGCGTGTTTTAGCGCCGATGCGCGATTAA
- the secA gene encoding preprotein translocase subunit SecA, which produces MLKLLQHIFPTKRERDIRQLLPIVEAINREYEQLHDITDAELRAKTDLFRSIVRERTERYRQEIESLREQLRTQDLSYEERLQVYDRLAKLDEEEYSVIQSTLDELLPQAYAVVKEACRRLAESQYTYEVVGHQVVWDMIPFDVQLMGAIVLHQGKIAEMATGEGKTLVAVMPLYLNALAGRGVHLVTVNDYLARRDAEWMGPVFRMLGVTVGCIQTGMSIPERKRQYECDVTYGTNSEFGFDYLRDNMVLDPNDIVQRGHWYAIVDEVDSILIDEARTPLIISGPVISSNEEFVRMNPRVRRLVEAQTRLINQIVAEAERLLQQNSSKEARERAGRLLLQAHRGLPKHKRLLKLLADGEIKELLHQTELYYLRDQGIHLHELDEELYYTIDEKTHQVDISEKGRQLLAQVGEDPDMFLIPDVGTEISLIEQDPDLTPEEKQRRKDEVFRLYAERSERVHVVNQLLRAYSLYERDVDYVVQDGKVKIVDEFTGRILEGRRYSDGLHQAIEAKEGVTVEQDTQTLATITIQNYFRLYRKLAGMTGTAETEAAEFDKIYGLDVVVIPTNKPVIRQDLDDLVFRTKREKYNAVIQEIQRQLERGRAVLVGTTSVEVSETLSRMLRRLGIPHNVLNAKHHQREAEIIAQAGRKGAVTIATNMAGRGTDIKLDPEVRAAGGLAVIGTERHEARRIDRQLRGRAGRQGDPGTSQFFVSLEDDLLRLFGGPRIAAIMQKLKVPEGEPIQHPMITKAIERAQKKVEEQNFAIRKRLLEYDNVMNQQREIIYDRRRHALLGERLKGEIFQYIRELAEDWYATYHPEGDLEGLKNTVRATLLCEPAIRSEEFREMSKEECVERVLQAAQQFYQRKEALLGPEFMAQLERFAVLATIDEKWREHLRAMDELREAIHLRAYGQKDPLLEYKAEAYRLFVQLIKEINREAVHFVFKYFPPVLEQAPAMAYQQPAVAPPSLRLQQRIPSSALQFSHPEVTSSVVPAGVGAAQAVTAGVVTKPSPVVNTMPRVGRNDPCPCGSGKKYKHCHGRNA; this is translated from the coding sequence TTGCTCAAGCTACTGCAGCACATCTTCCCAACGAAGCGTGAGCGAGACATTCGGCAGCTGTTGCCGATAGTGGAAGCGATCAACCGTGAGTATGAGCAGCTCCATGATATCACTGATGCCGAGTTGCGGGCTAAGACGGACCTCTTCCGCTCGATTGTTCGCGAGCGTACGGAGCGCTACCGGCAGGAGATAGAGAGTCTGCGAGAGCAACTGCGGACTCAAGACCTGTCGTACGAAGAACGGCTGCAGGTCTACGACCGTCTAGCGAAGCTGGACGAAGAGGAGTACAGCGTGATTCAGTCTACGTTGGACGAGTTATTGCCACAAGCATACGCTGTCGTCAAGGAGGCGTGTCGGCGTCTGGCGGAGTCCCAGTATACCTACGAGGTTGTGGGGCACCAGGTTGTCTGGGACATGATTCCGTTTGATGTTCAGCTCATGGGGGCAATAGTCCTGCATCAGGGCAAGATTGCCGAGATGGCGACCGGCGAAGGGAAAACCCTTGTGGCTGTAATGCCGCTATACCTCAATGCGCTGGCAGGGCGTGGAGTTCATCTGGTCACCGTCAATGACTATTTGGCCCGGCGAGATGCGGAGTGGATGGGACCCGTCTTCCGAATGCTGGGGGTGACAGTCGGTTGTATCCAGACAGGGATGTCCATCCCGGAGCGGAAGAGGCAATACGAGTGCGATGTCACCTATGGAACGAACTCAGAGTTCGGCTTCGACTACCTTCGCGACAACATGGTGCTGGACCCCAACGACATCGTCCAGCGAGGACACTGGTATGCGATCGTCGATGAGGTAGACTCTATCTTGATTGACGAAGCCCGTACACCGCTGATCATCTCCGGTCCCGTCATCTCCAGCAACGAGGAGTTCGTGCGGATGAATCCGCGCGTTCGTCGACTGGTAGAGGCGCAGACCCGGCTTATCAACCAGATTGTTGCAGAGGCCGAGCGGCTGCTCCAGCAGAATTCCTCTAAGGAAGCACGCGAGCGCGCAGGGAGGCTTCTGCTACAGGCACATCGAGGCCTACCGAAACACAAACGTCTGCTCAAGCTCCTTGCTGACGGCGAGATTAAAGAACTTCTGCACCAAACGGAGCTTTACTACCTCCGTGACCAAGGTATCCATCTCCATGAGCTGGACGAGGAGCTCTACTACACCATAGACGAGAAGACCCACCAAGTGGACATCTCTGAAAAGGGTCGCCAACTGCTAGCCCAAGTGGGAGAGGATCCCGACATGTTCCTCATTCCGGACGTTGGTACGGAGATCAGCCTCATCGAGCAAGACCCGGATCTAACACCTGAAGAGAAGCAGCGTCGCAAGGACGAGGTCTTCCGCCTCTACGCTGAGCGCAGCGAGCGTGTCCACGTCGTCAACCAGCTTCTGCGGGCCTACTCGCTCTACGAGCGCGACGTGGACTACGTCGTCCAGGATGGCAAGGTCAAGATCGTGGACGAGTTCACGGGGCGTATTTTGGAAGGACGTCGGTATTCTGATGGCCTCCACCAGGCGATCGAGGCCAAAGAGGGCGTAACGGTAGAGCAGGATACTCAGACATTGGCAACGATTACCATCCAGAACTACTTCCGCCTCTACCGCAAGCTAGCTGGCATGACTGGAACGGCTGAGACGGAGGCTGCTGAATTTGACAAAATCTACGGACTAGACGTTGTGGTCATTCCGACGAACAAACCCGTAATACGCCAAGACTTGGATGACCTCGTCTTCCGGACGAAGCGTGAGAAGTACAACGCCGTTATCCAGGAGATTCAGCGACAGTTGGAGCGAGGACGGGCTGTTCTGGTAGGGACCACGAGTGTGGAAGTCTCCGAGACGCTGAGCCGTATGCTGCGACGGCTCGGCATTCCCCACAACGTGCTCAACGCGAAGCACCACCAGCGCGAGGCGGAGATCATCGCGCAGGCAGGACGGAAGGGAGCTGTGACGATTGCTACGAACATGGCCGGTCGCGGCACAGATATCAAGCTAGATCCAGAGGTGCGTGCTGCTGGAGGCTTGGCTGTTATCGGCACAGAGCGGCATGAGGCGCGGCGGATAGACCGGCAGTTGCGCGGACGTGCAGGTCGCCAAGGTGATCCGGGGACGTCACAGTTCTTCGTATCCCTCGAGGACGATCTGCTCCGCCTCTTCGGTGGGCCGAGGATTGCGGCGATTATGCAGAAGCTCAAAGTGCCCGAGGGTGAGCCGATCCAACATCCGATGATCACGAAGGCAATAGAGCGGGCACAGAAGAAGGTAGAGGAGCAGAACTTCGCAATCCGCAAGCGGCTGCTGGAGTACGACAATGTGATGAACCAGCAGCGCGAAATCATCTACGACCGTCGGCGCCATGCTCTCCTGGGTGAGCGCCTTAAGGGTGAGATCTTCCAGTACATCCGGGAGCTGGCTGAGGATTGGTATGCCACCTACCACCCAGAAGGCGACCTAGAGGGGCTGAAGAACACCGTCCGTGCCACCCTGCTCTGCGAGCCTGCAATTAGGTCAGAGGAGTTCCGCGAGATGTCCAAGGAGGAATGCGTGGAGCGAGTTCTCCAGGCGGCTCAGCAGTTCTACCAGCGCAAGGAGGCTCTGCTAGGACCAGAGTTCATGGCCCAACTGGAGCGGTTTGCTGTTCTGGCTACGATCGACGAGAAGTGGCGAGAGCATCTCCGAGCAATGGATGAGCTGCGAGAGGCGATCCACTTACGGGCTTATGGGCAGAAGGACCCGCTATTGGAGTATAAGGCGGAGGCATATCGGCTCTTCGTGCAGCTCATCAAGGAGATCAACCGGGAGGCAGTCCACTTTGTCTTCAAGTACTTCCCGCCTGTCCTCGAGCAGGCTCCAGCAATGGCGTATCAACAACCCGCTGTAGCCCCGCCATCGCTTCGTCTTCAGCAACGAATTCCTTCGTCAGCATTGCAGTTTTCTCACCCTGAGGTGACGAGTAGTGTTGTACCGGCTGGGGTTGGAGCGGCGCAAGCTGTTACTGCAGGTGTGGTAACGAAACCAAGTCCTGTTGTCAATACTATGCCTCGCGTTGGTCGTAACGATCCGTGTCCCTGCGGCTCTGGAAAGAAGTACAAGCACTGCCACGGGCGGAACGCGTAG
- the gmk gene encoding guanylate kinase, translated as MSSTAGQRKHLIVISAPSGAGKTTVARYLLSRFPQLRFSVSATTRPQRAGEVHGRDYLFLSTEEFQAAIRAGELVEYEEIFGHLYGTPRRQIEEALVKGEFLLFDVDVKGALSLRKAYPEETFLLYVAPPSIEELERRLRQRGTETEEQIQQRLQRVSLELSYQAQFDLVICNDRLEETLRKAEQVVAQLLGVEPPSPDAQHVAHPTQPAYQKGADSGTQSTAE; from the coding sequence ATGAGCAGCACGGCTGGTCAGCGCAAGCACCTGATCGTCATCTCCGCTCCAAGCGGCGCTGGGAAGACCACTGTTGCCCGATACCTGCTATCGCGTTTCCCACAGCTCCGATTCTCTGTTTCCGCAACAACACGTCCGCAACGCGCCGGAGAGGTGCATGGAAGAGACTACCTCTTCCTCTCAACCGAAGAATTCCAGGCCGCCATCCGCGCTGGAGAGCTAGTAGAGTACGAGGAAATCTTCGGACACCTCTATGGTACCCCGCGGCGGCAAATAGAGGAAGCCCTCGTCAAGGGCGAGTTCTTGCTCTTCGATGTTGACGTCAAAGGCGCACTCTCTCTACGCAAAGCGTATCCGGAAGAGACCTTTCTGCTCTACGTCGCCCCCCCGAGCATTGAAGAGCTAGAACGCCGCCTCCGGCAGCGAGGGACAGAAACAGAAGAGCAGATCCAACAGCGCCTCCAGCGGGTATCACTCGAGCTGAGCTACCAGGCCCAATTCGACCTCGTTATCTGCAACGACCGCCTGGAGGAGACTCTTCGGAAAGCGGAGCAAGTAGTGGCACAACTCCTTGGTGTGGAGCCTCCGTCGCCTGACGCGCAGCACGTAGCTCATCCAACACAGCCTGCATATCAGAAGGGAGCGGACTCTGGCACTCAATCCACTGCTGAGTAA
- a CDS encoding YicC family protein: MTGFGRAEIYDRRVRIVAEITSLNGRFLDISCRLPKVLAAREWHIRELVQDYISRGTVTVAVTLQWQEPPARLLSPELVQAYQRMLQQLIQLTGIEDTLRLEHFLRFPELFEGTTTSETDEYLWKLTQRVLQEALRQLQRMRAAEGQALVADIRQRLRTIERTVRAIERRSNQRVPEAQQRLRKRVAALLQELPDPQRLYQEFAILADRLDVTEECTRLRSHLQLMRQLLREREPVGRRLSFLLQEMQREANTIGAKADDAQISQWVVQLKEELERIREQAQNIE; this comes from the coding sequence ATGACCGGCTTTGGGCGGGCAGAAATCTACGACAGGCGCGTCCGCATAGTCGCTGAGATCACCAGCCTCAACGGCCGTTTCCTAGACATCTCATGCCGCTTGCCGAAGGTACTAGCTGCACGTGAGTGGCACATCCGGGAGCTGGTCCAAGATTACATCTCAAGGGGGACCGTTACTGTTGCCGTTACGCTGCAATGGCAGGAACCGCCGGCTCGCCTCCTTTCCCCTGAACTCGTCCAGGCATACCAGCGTATGCTACAGCAACTCATCCAGCTGACGGGCATAGAAGACACATTGCGGCTGGAGCACTTCCTGCGCTTCCCCGAACTCTTTGAAGGGACGACGACCTCCGAGACCGACGAGTACCTTTGGAAGCTGACGCAGCGAGTTTTGCAGGAAGCACTTCGCCAACTTCAGCGTATGAGGGCTGCCGAGGGCCAGGCTCTCGTTGCTGATATTCGTCAGCGCCTTCGGACCATAGAACGCACCGTCAGGGCAATCGAACGCCGAAGCAATCAGCGTGTGCCCGAAGCCCAACAGCGGCTCCGCAAGCGGGTTGCTGCACTCCTCCAAGAGCTTCCAGATCCTCAGCGCCTCTACCAAGAGTTCGCCATACTAGCGGATCGGCTGGACGTAACGGAAGAATGTACCCGACTCCGCAGCCACCTTCAGCTAATGCGGCAGCTCCTACGCGAACGCGAGCCTGTAGGACGTCGGCTCTCCTTCCTGCTGCAGGAGATGCAGAGGGAAGCGAATACAATTGGAGCAAAAGCGGATGATGCCCAAATCTCGCAGTGGGTTGTTCAGTTGAAGGAAGAATTGGAACGCATTCGCGAGCAAGCTCAGAACATTGAGTAG
- a CDS encoding PorV/PorQ family protein, with product MYRIVLLGLFTVVPAIASSTAAFQFLRTAIAPRSAALAAATVALPEDAPSILLNPALNPTLPRRSFSSVFLKHVLDINAGALLAAGIPLMAGILSTSIVYMDYGVFERRDVQGRPLGEFSAHDIALSISYGDTLEPRLFYGLGAKLVWERLESRHAWVIAIDAGLLYRFPDERTSVGLSLLHAGTILRRFSQEPLSLPTDLRVGLTHFLQGLPAIFNLSFTRLTEPSASIWQKFENFAVGVELRFSPALRLRIGYDNALRRAAASGYRGTTGATAGVGITVPEVSVDYSATLVSAALLHRLGVQIGM from the coding sequence ATGTACCGCATAGTACTGCTCGGCCTATTTACCGTCGTGCCCGCGATTGCTAGCTCTACGGCGGCATTCCAGTTCCTGCGGACTGCGATTGCCCCTCGTTCAGCCGCCCTGGCTGCGGCGACAGTCGCTCTCCCAGAGGATGCCCCCAGCATTCTGTTGAACCCTGCCCTGAATCCCACGCTCCCCCGCCGCTCCTTCAGCTCAGTGTTCCTGAAGCACGTACTGGACATCAACGCGGGAGCCCTTTTGGCAGCCGGCATTCCCCTAATGGCCGGCATACTCAGTACTAGTATCGTCTACATGGACTACGGCGTCTTCGAACGGCGCGACGTCCAAGGGCGCCCTCTGGGAGAGTTCTCAGCCCACGACATAGCTCTCTCCATCTCCTACGGCGACACGCTGGAGCCACGCCTCTTCTATGGGCTTGGAGCCAAGCTTGTGTGGGAGCGCTTAGAGAGCCGCCACGCCTGGGTTATTGCCATAGACGCTGGCCTGCTCTACCGTTTCCCGGACGAGCGAACAAGCGTTGGACTATCCCTTCTTCATGCTGGTACAATCCTCCGCCGCTTCTCCCAGGAGCCTCTGTCCCTACCTACCGACCTACGGGTTGGGCTGACACACTTCCTACAGGGTCTACCAGCAATCTTCAACCTGAGCTTCACGCGCCTGACTGAACCAAGCGCCTCCATATGGCAAAAATTCGAGAATTTTGCGGTTGGCGTGGAGCTACGTTTTAGTCCTGCGCTCCGGCTTCGCATCGGCTACGACAACGCATTGCGTCGTGCCGCCGCGTCAGGGTATAGGGGTACGACGGGGGCAACAGCCGGCGTAGGAATTACCGTACCGGAGGTAAGTGTTGACTACAGTGCAACGCTGGTGAGCGCTGCCTTGCTTCACCGGCTGGGTGTACAGATAGGTATGTAG
- a CDS encoding acyl-CoA thioesterase, with protein MRLAELETLPPLLHTTTIRVRYADTDRMGVVYYATYLLYFEVGRTELLRACGIPYVVLEAHGYLLPVLEAHAHYHAPAHYDDVLSIRTRYLPRYTPSLRLEYEIYRETELIATGYTLHTFMDARRWRPVRPPAIFWEAIQRYVVQQVRSRCTA; from the coding sequence ATGAGATTAGCAGAGCTGGAAACGCTACCGCCGCTCCTGCATACCACCACTATACGGGTTCGCTACGCCGACACTGACCGAATGGGGGTCGTGTACTACGCCACGTACCTACTCTACTTCGAGGTGGGGCGCACCGAGCTACTACGTGCTTGCGGAATTCCATACGTCGTCCTGGAGGCACACGGGTATCTCCTGCCGGTTTTAGAAGCCCATGCTCACTACCATGCCCCCGCGCACTATGACGACGTGCTTTCTATTCGGACTCGGTACCTTCCTCGGTACACTCCATCACTTCGGCTGGAGTATGAAATCTATCGCGAGACTGAGTTGATCGCTACTGGTTATACGCTCCACACCTTCATGGATGCCCGTCGGTGGCGGCCTGTCCGCCCCCCGGCAATCTTCTGGGAAGCAATCCAGCGTTACGTTGTGCAGCAGGTCCGCAGCAGATGTACCGCATAG
- a CDS encoding ParB/RepB/Spo0J family partition protein, whose amino-acid sequence MSSKARPALGLGRGLEALIPSTPLSPERARELPLDDGVSVGVVMLIELRKIRPNPYQPRQDFDPKALEELTRSIKERGLIQPITVRRAGNEFELIAGERRVRACIEAGLERVPAYILDVERDIELLELALIENVQRENLNPIEVARGYQRLIEECHLTQEEVAAKVGKDRTTVANFLRLLRLPEPIQEALRRRELTMGHARALLALPTEELQRAAFELVLAKGLSVRQTEMLVKEIELGRLRLTPEGALERPPKTSEAPVSSPAATSSPVQTTLKEIEEHLQRLFSTRVRLHANARGQGRLEIEFYSFEELERLLELFATLEKIHPLPRR is encoded by the coding sequence ATGAGCTCTAAGGCCCGTCCAGCTCTCGGATTAGGACGTGGACTCGAGGCTCTGATCCCCTCAACACCCCTATCCCCCGAACGGGCCCGGGAACTACCGCTGGATGACGGCGTTTCGGTTGGCGTTGTCATGCTGATTGAGCTCCGGAAGATTCGTCCGAATCCCTACCAGCCTCGCCAAGACTTCGATCCGAAAGCACTCGAAGAGCTGACCCGGTCGATCAAAGAGCGAGGGCTTATCCAACCAATCACCGTCCGCCGCGCTGGCAATGAGTTTGAGCTGATCGCTGGAGAGCGCCGCGTACGCGCCTGCATAGAAGCGGGATTGGAGCGTGTCCCCGCGTACATCCTGGACGTTGAACGCGACATCGAGCTCCTCGAGCTAGCGCTCATCGAGAATGTTCAGCGAGAGAACCTCAACCCCATAGAGGTTGCCCGAGGCTACCAGCGGCTCATTGAGGAATGCCACCTGACACAGGAGGAGGTGGCTGCTAAAGTTGGCAAAGACCGGACGACCGTAGCAAACTTCCTTCGGCTCCTCCGTCTGCCAGAACCTATCCAGGAGGCTCTCCGCCGGCGCGAGCTCACGATGGGACATGCACGTGCTCTGTTGGCACTACCGACAGAAGAGCTACAGCGTGCCGCCTTTGAACTCGTCCTCGCAAAGGGTCTCTCCGTCCGCCAAACGGAGATGCTGGTGAAGGAGATCGAATTAGGACGGCTGCGCTTGACCCCCGAAGGAGCGTTAGAACGACCTCCCAAAACCAGCGAAGCGCCCGTTTCTTCCCCAGCAGCCACTTCTTCGCCTGTTCAGACCACCCTGAAGGAGATCGAAGAGCACCTCCAGCGGCTCTTCAGCACACGTGTCCGTCTCCATGCGAACGCTCGCGGGCAAGGTCGGCTAGAGATTGAGTTCTACTCCTTTGAGGAACTGGAGCGGCTCCTGGAGCTCTTCGCAACGCTGGAGAAGATCCACCCTCTCCCCCGCCGATGA
- a CDS encoding AAA family ATPase: MGKVIAIANQKGGVGKTTTAVNLAASLAVAEYPVLLVDVDPQANASNGLGIDTRRLEKTTYEVLIGGVPIHEAIVSTELPFLWVLPSHINLVGAEIEMVDLPRRERILREVLEDVRRKYSFTLIDCPPSLGLLTLNALTAADSVLIPVQCEYYALEGLGQLLNTIAIVRRHLNPTLDIEGVLLTMYDSRLRLSNQVLEEVRRHFGTKTFRTVIARNVRLSEAPSHGKPVLLYDALCQGARNYLELAQEILERNPEIARGSHLPEQATSTAAGKVG, from the coding sequence ATGGGGAAAGTCATCGCGATCGCTAACCAGAAGGGTGGGGTTGGGAAGACGACAACAGCTGTCAACTTAGCTGCCTCTCTAGCAGTCGCAGAATACCCCGTGCTCTTGGTTGACGTCGATCCGCAAGCAAATGCCTCCAACGGCCTAGGAATCGACACTCGGCGCTTGGAGAAGACCACGTATGAAGTCCTCATTGGCGGCGTGCCGATCCACGAGGCCATCGTGTCTACAGAGCTTCCCTTTCTCTGGGTGTTGCCATCCCACATCAATCTGGTGGGCGCAGAGATTGAAATGGTAGACCTTCCACGGCGAGAGCGCATCCTACGGGAGGTCCTGGAAGATGTTCGACGCAAGTATTCCTTCACGCTCATCGATTGTCCCCCATCCCTCGGCCTGCTCACCCTCAACGCCTTAACTGCCGCCGACTCCGTGCTCATTCCCGTGCAGTGTGAGTACTACGCTCTGGAGGGCTTAGGCCAGCTTCTGAATACGATCGCGATTGTCCGGCGACACCTCAATCCAACGCTGGACATTGAGGGTGTCTTGCTGACGATGTACGACAGTCGCCTCCGACTCTCCAACCAGGTCTTGGAGGAAGTCCGACGTCACTTTGGGACAAAGACGTTCCGGACAGTCATTGCTCGTAATGTGCGCCTCTCTGAAGCCCCGAGCCATGGCAAGCCTGTCTTGCTCTACGACGCTCTCTGCCAGGGGGCACGGAACTACTTGGAGCTGGCGCAGGAGATCCTAGAACGTAACCCCGAGATTGCCCGAGGATCACACTTACCAGAGCAGGCGACATCAACAGCTGCAGGGAAGGTAGGATGA
- a CDS encoding NUDIX hydrolase, giving the protein MQRPTEHTTLPLWETLGQERLSEHSIFTVWRVRRRHPLRQQVGEFVVLEAPTWVNIVPVTSDGEVVLIEQYRHGIDAVTLEIPGGMVAPGEDPRMAAERECREETGYASDTDATLLATVYPNPAFLTNVCYTYLWRDCRQVDEQRWDKHEEIAVRLTPVEALPHLIRSGQIRHSLVLVALYAFLCNEGMVLQPMGQYGESHRDR; this is encoded by the coding sequence GTGCAACGGCCGACAGAACATACCACACTCCCCCTATGGGAAACCCTTGGGCAAGAGCGGCTCTCCGAGCACAGCATCTTCACTGTATGGCGCGTTCGGCGCCGCCACCCGCTGCGGCAGCAGGTGGGTGAGTTCGTCGTCCTGGAGGCCCCCACATGGGTCAACATTGTCCCCGTCACTTCGGATGGCGAAGTCGTGCTCATTGAGCAGTACCGCCATGGGATCGATGCTGTGACGTTGGAGATTCCCGGGGGGATGGTCGCACCAGGCGAAGACCCTCGGATGGCGGCGGAGCGGGAGTGTCGAGAAGAGACCGGGTATGCCTCAGACACCGACGCCACCCTGCTAGCCACAGTGTATCCTAACCCTGCCTTCCTGACGAATGTCTGCTACACGTACCTCTGGCGCGACTGCCGCCAGGTAGATGAGCAGCGATGGGACAAGCATGAAGAAATCGCTGTTCGCCTGACTCCCGTAGAAGCACTCCCTCACCTCATCCGTTCTGGTCAGATTCGCCACTCCCTGGTACTGGTAGCCCTCTACGCTTTCCTGTGCAACGAGGGGATGGTACTACAGCCTATGGGGCAGTATGGGGAAAGTCATCGCGATCGCTAA
- the kdsB gene encoding 3-deoxy-manno-octulosonate cytidylyltransferase produces MTAVGIIPARYASQRLPGKPLRRLFGKPLLQWVWEAARQARSLRYVYVATDDERIVATCRRLGADAILTPDTLPSGTDRLAVAYELLGLHDPIVVNLQADEPLVQPAHIDALVSALQSNTHWDVATLIQPMTSASELFSPDVVKVVLRADGCALYFSRSPIPHVRDYQPQEWIHRAHFWKHIGLYAYRAPVLQRFRTLAPSPLEEAERLEQLRLLEAGLQIGCVPVEGILMGIDTPQQLEALRRRLRRSQKPSQTP; encoded by the coding sequence ATGACGGCTGTGGGCATTATCCCTGCCCGCTACGCTTCGCAGCGCCTCCCTGGCAAACCGTTGCGGCGTCTCTTCGGGAAGCCCCTACTCCAATGGGTGTGGGAAGCAGCACGGCAAGCCCGAAGCCTCCGGTACGTCTACGTAGCTACTGACGACGAGCGGATCGTTGCTACATGCCGCCGTCTTGGAGCCGACGCCATTCTCACCCCTGATACACTCCCAAGCGGGACGGATCGGCTTGCCGTAGCGTACGAACTCCTTGGTCTCCACGACCCAATCGTCGTGAACCTCCAGGCCGATGAGCCTCTCGTCCAGCCAGCCCATATCGACGCCCTGGTCTCCGCTCTCCAGAGCAACACGCACTGGGATGTGGCTACACTCATCCAGCCCATGACGTCGGCTTCGGAGCTTTTCTCCCCTGATGTTGTGAAAGTGGTACTCCGAGCTGATGGATGTGCGCTGTACTTTTCTCGTTCCCCGATTCCACATGTTCGCGATTACCAACCCCAGGAGTGGATTCACCGTGCCCACTTCTGGAAGCACATCGGGCTATATGCCTATCGTGCTCCTGTTCTCCAGCGTTTCCGCACGCTCGCGCCCAGCCCGCTGGAAGAGGCAGAACGGCTGGAGCAGTTACGCCTACTAGAGGCTGGCCTCCAGATCGGTTGCGTGCCCGTTGAGGGGATTCTCATGGGCATCGACACACCCCAGCAGCTGGAAGCGCTACGCCGCCGACTGCGGCGGTCCCAGAAGCCATCCCAAACTCCGTAA
- the gatC gene encoding Asp-tRNA(Asn)/Glu-tRNA(Gln) amidotransferase subunit GatC — MESRVALVKHIAELARLRFSEEELSGFVEQFERIVHFISAIEKLELEGVEPLVHIIPVENAFREDIPQPSLPREEALRNAPKHNGVFFRVPKVIE; from the coding sequence ATGGAATCCCGCGTAGCCTTGGTGAAGCACATTGCCGAGCTGGCTCGGCTCCGATTCTCTGAGGAAGAGCTCAGTGGATTCGTTGAGCAGTTCGAGCGCATCGTTCACTTCATCAGCGCCATCGAGAAGCTGGAACTGGAAGGTGTCGAACCACTCGTGCACATCATCCCCGTGGAGAACGCCTTCCGTGAGGACATACCTCAGCCTTCGCTCCCACGCGAAGAAGCCCTTCGGAATGCTCCTAAGCACAATGGGGTCTTCTTCCGCGTCCCGAAAGTCATTGAATGA